In a single window of the Luteolibacter yonseiensis genome:
- a CDS encoding GspE/PulE family protein, whose translation MDHQQIIELFQSRGLIDASLAQDILAEVDHSGKEIAEILSDYQVIQSRDDIWPVVASELGASMVDLKNWTPPEALLALVPAGTARLHGALPVSFDETGLHVALVDPLNPQTPEDLRFALGREIHVVVAPDYLVEAKINECYGGEGKAMEDILSQLEIGSQNMSAAELESEANSAPIIRYVDLVLYQAIKEKASDIHFEPFEKDFRIRYRVDGALYEMAPPPIHLALPILSRVKVMSNMNIAERRVPQDGRIVKQIGEKQVDMRVSSLPTHHGESIVLRVLDRSSVNLSLENLGLTDHIYEYITDTIEKPNGIFIVTGPTGAGKTTTLYAALRRINTIDAKLLTAEDPVEYDIDGIIQIPINEAIGLDFPRVLRAFLRQDPDRIMIGEMRDKETATIGIQAALTGHLVLSTLHTNDAPGAVTRLVDMGCEPFLVSASLEGILAQRLVRTICKECKTPYEPNEAILNQLGVSAHELGDKQFFTGNGCDVCGQSGYRGRRGLYELLNVTDPIRELITSRAPSVVLKQKAVELGMNTLREDGLRAIYQGATTIEEVLKYT comes from the coding sequence ATGGACCATCAACAGATCATCGAACTTTTCCAATCACGCGGTCTCATCGACGCATCACTTGCTCAAGACATCCTCGCGGAAGTCGATCACAGCGGTAAGGAAATCGCCGAAATCCTCTCCGATTACCAAGTCATCCAAAGCCGTGACGACATCTGGCCTGTCGTTGCCTCCGAGTTGGGAGCCAGCATGGTGGATCTCAAGAACTGGACTCCGCCGGAAGCTCTTCTCGCCTTGGTCCCGGCCGGAACCGCCCGTCTCCATGGCGCGCTGCCGGTGAGCTTCGACGAGACCGGACTTCACGTCGCTCTTGTGGATCCGCTCAACCCACAGACTCCCGAAGACCTGAGATTCGCCCTTGGTCGCGAGATTCATGTCGTCGTCGCGCCGGATTACCTCGTCGAGGCGAAAATCAACGAATGCTACGGTGGCGAAGGCAAGGCGATGGAGGACATCCTGAGCCAGCTCGAAATCGGCAGTCAGAACATGTCCGCCGCGGAGCTGGAATCGGAGGCGAATTCCGCGCCCATCATCCGCTACGTCGACCTCGTTCTCTATCAGGCCATCAAGGAAAAGGCTTCCGACATCCACTTCGAGCCGTTCGAAAAAGATTTCCGCATCCGCTACCGCGTGGACGGCGCGCTTTACGAAATGGCGCCGCCACCGATCCACCTTGCCCTGCCCATCCTCTCGCGCGTCAAGGTCATGTCGAACATGAACATCGCCGAGCGCCGCGTCCCCCAGGACGGCCGGATCGTGAAACAAATCGGTGAAAAGCAGGTGGACATGCGTGTTTCCTCGCTGCCGACCCACCACGGTGAATCCATCGTGCTCCGGGTTCTCGACCGCTCTTCGGTCAACCTCTCGCTCGAGAACCTCGGCCTCACCGATCACATCTACGAATACATCACCGACACGATCGAAAAGCCGAACGGCATCTTCATCGTCACCGGTCCGACCGGTGCGGGAAAAACCACCACCCTTTACGCCGCGCTCCGCCGCATCAACACGATCGACGCGAAGCTGCTCACCGCGGAGGATCCCGTCGAGTATGACATCGACGGCATCATCCAGATCCCGATCAACGAAGCGATCGGCCTCGATTTCCCACGCGTCCTCCGCGCGTTCCTCCGTCAGGATCCCGACCGTATCATGATCGGGGAGATGCGGGACAAGGAAACCGCCACGATCGGCATTCAGGCTGCTCTCACGGGCCACTTGGTGCTCTCCACACTTCACACGAACGACGCTCCGGGCGCGGTCACCCGTCTGGTGGACATGGGTTGCGAACCCTTCCTCGTCTCCGCCTCGCTTGAAGGAATCCTCGCCCAACGTCTCGTCCGGACCATCTGCAAGGAGTGCAAGACTCCTTATGAACCGAACGAAGCCATCCTCAACCAACTCGGCGTCTCCGCGCACGAGCTGGGAGACAAACAATTCTTCACCGGCAACGGCTGCGACGTCTGCGGCCAGTCCGGTTACCGTGGCCGCCGCGGCCTTTATGAGCTGCTCAATGTGACGGATCCCATCCGTGAGCTCATCACCTCGCGCGCGCCGTCCGTCGTCCTGAAGCAAAAAGCTGTGGAACTCGGCATGAACACTCTCCGGGAAGACGGCCTCCGCGCCATCTACCAGGGAGCCACCACCATCGAGGAAGTGCTCAAATACACTTAA
- a CDS encoding rhamnogalacturonan acetylesterase — MRNSAVFTRRTLLGMVAALLVLPLSAEDERPIEKDGPKEKTVSNNLPTLWIAGDSTVKSNAPMRGWGQDLGTFFDSTKINVVNKAIGGRSSRTFFTEGRWNEILDALKPGDFVIIQFGHNDVGPLDARGKFRGSVKGIGGETEKVVKPDGSEEEVRSYGWYLREMARSAREKKARVILCSPVPHKKFDGGGKFVRDWAEFRGWVEACAKAEHAAYVDLAEIIATEYDKLPQATVESYFADKGTHTNAEGSLVNAKAVVSGLRGIPTSPLDRYLK, encoded by the coding sequence ATGCGAAATTCCGCCGTTTTCACCCGCCGTACCTTGTTGGGAATGGTCGCCGCGCTACTGGTCCTGCCTCTTTCGGCCGAGGACGAGCGGCCCATCGAAAAAGACGGGCCGAAAGAAAAGACGGTTTCCAACAATCTGCCCACCCTCTGGATCGCGGGTGACTCCACGGTGAAATCCAACGCTCCCATGCGCGGCTGGGGGCAGGATCTCGGGACGTTTTTCGACTCCACGAAAATCAATGTCGTCAACAAGGCCATTGGCGGGCGTTCCTCGCGGACGTTTTTCACGGAAGGCCGCTGGAACGAGATACTCGACGCTCTCAAGCCGGGGGATTTCGTCATCATCCAGTTCGGCCACAACGATGTGGGTCCTCTCGACGCCCGGGGGAAATTCCGTGGCTCGGTGAAAGGAATCGGCGGGGAAACGGAAAAGGTCGTCAAGCCGGATGGCAGTGAGGAAGAAGTCCGCAGCTACGGGTGGTACCTGCGGGAGATGGCCCGCTCCGCCCGGGAGAAAAAAGCCCGGGTCATCCTCTGCTCGCCTGTTCCCCACAAGAAGTTCGACGGCGGGGGGAAGTTCGTCCGCGACTGGGCGGAATTCCGGGGATGGGTGGAGGCTTGCGCGAAAGCCGAACACGCGGCGTATGTCGATCTGGCGGAGATCATCGCCACCGAGTATGACAAGCTGCCCCAAGCCACCGTCGAAAGCTACTTCGCCGACAAGGGCACGCACACCAACGCGGAAGGTTCTCTGGTCAATGCGAAGGCCGTGGTGTCGGGACTGCGGGGCATTCCGACTTCCCCGCTGGACCGATATCTGAAATAA
- a CDS encoding sodium:solute symporter: protein MSALGFDLVIIGIYFAIIIGIGVYFSRRNKDVSEFALGGRSIPWWAVLASILASEISAGTFFGSPGEGFESRNYLYAQLMIGYLLARLVVSGLFIPAFYKHNVVSIYEFLEIRFGPKTRSMASVIFLITRSLASGSRLWVPTLLLIVMWNRLHPGQPLDSWEQFWLTGGALLVITLMTAAYTAVGGIKAVIWTDVLQIAVLFGALGFSVWYLLGHIPGGWEGAKSYLGKPTDLIFWKVRGDVPPTPEFVAKYGVVWGEVKSVLQSSYNIWAAFLGSLFVTLATHGTDQDMVQRMLTAKNKRQSAVATILSGIADIPVTYAVLTIGILLSVYYGHIANDPNLPMAGGKPDSSMIFPYFVVDVMPGGLRGLVIAGVLATTMGSLGTAMNSLATSYSRDFHFRWFKTPEDDNARVRIIKLSTVGFALILILVGLATAFVKAHNPSLSIIPIILGSFGYTYGALLGVFIVALFTKNRGSEIGNLIAMTAGIVVVAVLSDLPNDVWSMFTGDPNIDLYQNPEWMPVLKFTWRILAGTLVTVAVALCFKSDRTRSATAR from the coding sequence ATGTCGGCACTAGGGTTTGATCTGGTCATCATCGGGATTTATTTCGCCATCATCATTGGAATCGGCGTGTATTTCAGCCGGCGGAACAAGGATGTGTCTGAATTCGCGCTGGGCGGCAGATCCATCCCATGGTGGGCGGTGCTGGCATCGATCCTGGCTTCGGAAATCAGCGCGGGGACTTTTTTCGGTTCGCCTGGCGAGGGATTCGAGTCACGAAACTACCTGTACGCCCAGCTGATGATCGGCTACCTGCTGGCCCGGCTGGTGGTGAGCGGGTTGTTCATCCCTGCATTCTACAAACACAACGTGGTGAGCATCTATGAGTTTCTGGAAATCCGTTTCGGCCCGAAGACACGCAGCATGGCGAGCGTGATTTTCCTGATCACCCGCTCGCTGGCCAGCGGATCGCGGCTGTGGGTGCCGACGCTTCTGCTCATCGTGATGTGGAACCGCCTCCACCCGGGGCAGCCCCTGGACAGTTGGGAGCAGTTCTGGCTGACGGGTGGCGCGCTGCTGGTCATCACGCTGATGACCGCGGCCTACACGGCTGTCGGCGGAATCAAGGCGGTGATCTGGACCGACGTCCTCCAGATCGCGGTGCTCTTCGGCGCGCTCGGCTTTTCCGTCTGGTACCTGCTGGGCCACATCCCCGGCGGATGGGAAGGCGCGAAGAGCTACCTCGGCAAGCCGACGGATCTGATTTTCTGGAAGGTCCGCGGCGATGTGCCCCCCACTCCGGAGTTTGTGGCAAAATACGGAGTGGTCTGGGGCGAGGTCAAAAGCGTCCTGCAAAGTTCCTACAACATCTGGGCGGCTTTCCTCGGCTCATTGTTCGTAACGCTCGCCACACACGGCACCGACCAGGACATGGTCCAGCGCATGCTCACCGCGAAAAACAAACGCCAGAGCGCCGTGGCGACGATCCTTTCCGGCATCGCGGACATTCCCGTGACCTACGCCGTTCTCACCATCGGCATCCTGCTCTCGGTCTATTATGGCCACATCGCGAACGATCCGAATCTTCCGATGGCAGGGGGGAAACCCGACAGTTCGATGATTTTCCCGTATTTCGTCGTGGATGTGATGCCCGGCGGATTGCGGGGACTCGTGATCGCGGGCGTGCTTGCGACCACCATGGGTTCGCTCGGCACGGCCATGAATTCGCTGGCCACCAGCTACTCGCGGGACTTCCACTTCCGTTGGTTCAAGACGCCGGAGGATGACAATGCCCGTGTCAGGATCATCAAGCTCAGCACCGTGGGATTCGCCCTGATCCTGATCTTGGTCGGTCTCGCCACCGCTTTCGTCAAGGCTCACAATCCGAGCCTCAGCATCATCCCGATCATCCTGGGCAGCTTCGGTTACACTTACGGCGCGCTGCTCGGCGTGTTCATCGTCGCGCTCTTCACGAAGAACCGCGGCAGCGAGATCGGCAACCTCATCGCGATGACCGCGGGCATCGTGGTCGTGGCCGTCCTCAGCGACCTGCCCAACGACGTATGGAGCATGTTCACGGGCGATCCGAACATCGATCTCTATCAGAATCCCGAGTGGATGCCCGTGCTGAAATTCACCTGGCGCATCCTGGCCGGAACCCTCGTCACGGTGGCCGTCGCGCTCTGCTTCAAAAGTGATCGGACACGCTCCGCCACCGCACGCTGA
- the dnaA gene encoding chromosomal replication initiator protein DnaA, whose product MESEDVLTQEMEGGFGEILTTSGGWESVCESLRVMVSNDAFQRWFRAARWLGVEDDIGTIAVPGEIHQVWIETNYLPELTMAVTGVFEDVREVRVVVGEESGVTDHSEDGSPTPNISQARPTKAAALEGEALDRRIKAAGLNPAHTFASFVVGANSQFAHAACEAVAKKSGVGYNPLFIYGGPGLGKTHLMQAIGHELLRRQPGSRVIYLTCEKFTNEFIDAVRRGDIEKFRRRYRSSDVLLIDDVQFLAGKERSQEEFFHTFNTLLDGRNQVVLTCDRPACEIKSLEPRLISRFECGLTVEMQPPQMETRMAILKKKSHDWKVRVDESVLTFLAEKIRTNVRRLEGALMRVATYASLAGESVTVEKVEHLLKDLIREEASRQVSIDAIQKAVAEHFDVRLADMTSRRRPASIAFPRQVAMYLSRSLTKGSLMEIGEAFGGRDHGTVIHACKKVGEKIDDEPGLKESIARIESQLRR is encoded by the coding sequence ATGGAATCGGAGGACGTGCTAACACAGGAGATGGAGGGTGGGTTTGGAGAAATCCTGACGACGAGCGGGGGTTGGGAATCTGTCTGTGAATCGCTGCGTGTGATGGTGAGCAACGATGCATTCCAACGTTGGTTCCGCGCCGCGCGCTGGCTCGGCGTGGAAGACGACATCGGCACCATCGCGGTTCCTGGCGAAATCCATCAGGTATGGATCGAGACGAACTACCTGCCGGAACTCACCATGGCGGTGACCGGCGTGTTCGAGGATGTCCGAGAAGTACGTGTGGTGGTGGGCGAGGAATCCGGTGTGACCGACCACTCCGAAGACGGCTCGCCGACCCCCAACATTTCCCAAGCCCGCCCGACGAAAGCCGCGGCGCTCGAAGGCGAGGCGCTCGACCGCCGCATCAAGGCGGCGGGTCTGAACCCGGCGCACACCTTCGCCAGCTTCGTCGTCGGAGCGAACAGCCAGTTCGCCCACGCGGCATGTGAGGCGGTCGCCAAAAAATCCGGCGTCGGTTACAATCCGCTCTTCATCTACGGCGGCCCCGGCCTCGGCAAGACCCACCTCATGCAGGCCATCGGCCATGAGCTGCTGCGCCGCCAGCCCGGCTCGCGCGTCATTTATCTGACCTGCGAGAAATTCACCAACGAGTTCATCGACGCCGTCCGCAGGGGGGACATCGAGAAATTCCGCCGCCGCTACCGGAGTTCGGACGTCCTGCTCATCGACGACGTGCAGTTCCTCGCCGGCAAGGAGCGCTCGCAGGAGGAGTTCTTCCACACTTTCAACACTCTGCTGGATGGCCGGAACCAGGTCGTGCTCACCTGCGACCGCCCGGCCTGCGAGATCAAGAGCCTCGAGCCACGTCTCATCTCCCGCTTCGAATGCGGTCTCACGGTCGAGATGCAGCCACCGCAGATGGAAACACGGATGGCGATTCTCAAGAAGAAATCCCACGACTGGAAGGTCCGCGTGGACGAGTCCGTCCTCACGTTCCTCGCGGAAAAAATCCGCACCAACGTCCGCCGCCTGGAAGGCGCGCTCATGCGGGTGGCCACCTACGCCTCGCTCGCCGGGGAAAGCGTCACCGTGGAAAAGGTCGAGCACCTCCTCAAGGACCTCATCCGCGAGGAAGCCAGCCGCCAGGTCAGCATCGACGCGATCCAGAAGGCCGTGGCCGAGCATTTCGACGTCCGCCTCGCGGACATGACGAGCCGCCGCCGTCCCGCGAGCATCGCCTTCCCTCGCCAGGTAGCCATGTATCTCAGCCGCTCGCTGACCAAGGGATCACTCATGGAGATCGGGGAGGCTTTCGGCGGCCGGGACCACGGCACCGTCATCCACGCCTGCAAGAAGGTGGGCGAGAAAATCGACGACGAGCCCGGGCTGAAAGAGAGCATCGCCCGCATCGAGTCACAGCTCCGGCGCTGA
- a CDS encoding HupE/UreJ family protein: MSGLHGGTNPALFPQESCRPTRQGPIPATFHFPAPANLADRNVTWIWRYFLICLLFATTARGHVVTQIFGEWKNDDPWEIEVLFDAGYAVPEWRGDGATAAPTRDWLLKLGEPGWAPLRLESERYLRECLTLTSGGKPVTWRVEFIDFAKSPPDFPELLNDGAYFRMRLTSSFLEMPDKMSWSVGGRPSLVLKLPGQESGYLTLAPGQSLPFPRPPESVASPAPVTGRASWIEAFQQGFAHVLPKGLDHLLFVLGLFFYRRRWRPLISQSLAFTLAHTVTLGLAAAGWVRVSASWVEPLIALSLVAVALENLRPAGNRNTILRHAIVFSFGLIHGLGFAGSLSVWLKPGDGFFIALFSANLGVEAAQAVIIVLAWIATLPLYRTPYYPRLRVGACLSIAALGLFWAIQRL; the protein is encoded by the coding sequence GTGTCCGGGCTCCATGGCGGAACAAACCCCGCCCTGTTTCCGCAGGAGTCCTGTCGCCCGACCAGGCAGGGTCCGATTCCCGCCACTTTTCATTTCCCTGCCCCCGCCAATCTGGCAGACAGGAACGTGACTTGGATCTGGCGCTACTTTTTGATCTGCTTGCTCTTCGCCACCACCGCGCGCGGTCATGTGGTCACCCAGATTTTCGGGGAATGGAAAAATGATGATCCATGGGAAATCGAAGTCCTTTTCGATGCGGGCTACGCGGTTCCCGAATGGCGGGGGGATGGAGCGACCGCGGCCCCGACCCGTGACTGGCTCCTCAAACTCGGCGAACCGGGATGGGCACCGCTGAGGCTGGAGTCGGAGCGTTATCTGCGGGAGTGCCTGACCCTGACCTCCGGCGGAAAACCCGTCACGTGGCGCGTCGAATTCATCGACTTCGCAAAGAGTCCGCCGGATTTTCCGGAATTGCTGAACGATGGCGCGTATTTCCGGATGAGGCTCACCTCCAGCTTTTTGGAAATGCCCGACAAGATGTCATGGAGCGTAGGCGGCAGGCCGTCCCTGGTTCTCAAGCTTCCGGGCCAGGAATCAGGCTACCTCACGCTGGCTCCCGGCCAGAGCCTGCCATTCCCCCGGCCTCCCGAATCCGTGGCGAGCCCCGCGCCCGTGACAGGCAGGGCATCATGGATCGAAGCCTTCCAGCAGGGTTTCGCGCACGTCCTGCCCAAGGGACTGGATCACCTGCTCTTCGTGCTGGGACTGTTCTTCTACCGGCGGCGGTGGCGCCCGCTGATTTCACAGTCGCTGGCTTTCACCCTGGCCCACACCGTCACACTTGGCCTGGCGGCGGCAGGATGGGTGCGGGTGTCGGCAAGCTGGGTGGAGCCGCTGATCGCACTGAGCCTCGTGGCGGTCGCGCTCGAAAACCTGCGACCCGCTGGAAACAGGAACACCATCCTCAGACACGCGATCGTATTCTCCTTCGGCCTGATCCATGGCCTCGGCTTCGCAGGCAGCCTCTCCGTCTGGCTGAAACCCGGTGACGGTTTTTTCATCGCCTTGTTCAGCGCCAATCTGGGAGTGGAAGCGGCACAGGCCGTGATCATCGTCCTGGCATGGATCGCGACCCTTCCGCTTTACCGCACTCCCTACTATCCGCGGCTGCGTGTGGGAGCCTGCCTCTCGATCGCCGCTCTGGGATTGTTCTGGGCCATTCAGCGGTTGTGA
- a CDS encoding 3'-5' exonuclease codes for MIDPKTPPSKIDIAGLEPFEGLGPGQIHVVKDAESAAHAIEKLMQTGEVGFDTESKPTFLKGQKSEGPHVLQFSTLSEAFIFQSHVDASRPAIIELLKSDKLIKIGFGLGGDLHQISQRFGIRPASIIDLDRSFKQMGYRNPIGAKSAIAIYFNRRLRKSKSVTTSNWAAKELSESQLVYAANDAYAAIKVFHALREAGGN; via the coding sequence ATGATCGATCCAAAAACGCCACCCTCCAAAATCGACATCGCCGGATTGGAACCCTTCGAGGGGCTCGGCCCCGGCCAAATCCACGTGGTGAAGGACGCCGAATCAGCGGCGCACGCGATCGAGAAACTGATGCAGACAGGTGAGGTAGGTTTCGATACCGAATCAAAACCCACTTTTCTCAAGGGCCAAAAATCGGAAGGCCCCCATGTCCTGCAGTTTTCCACCCTTTCGGAAGCGTTCATTTTCCAATCCCATGTGGACGCGAGCCGGCCGGCCATCATCGAACTCTTGAAATCCGACAAACTCATCAAGATCGGCTTCGGCCTCGGAGGGGACCTCCACCAGATTTCCCAACGCTTCGGCATCCGCCCGGCGTCGATCATCGACCTGGATCGTTCGTTCAAGCAAATGGGTTACCGCAACCCCATCGGTGCCAAATCCGCCATCGCGATTTACTTCAACCGCAGGCTGAGGAAATCCAAATCCGTGACCACCTCCAACTGGGCGGCAAAAGAGCTGTCCGAGAGCCAGCTGGTCTACGCGGCGAACGACGCCTACGCGGCGATCAAGGTCTTCCACGCCCTGCGGGAAGCGGGAGGAAACTGA
- the dnaN gene encoding DNA polymerase III subunit beta produces MKFRISKEAFLDGLQKVQHVVSSRTTLPILSNVLLVAKDGRIQFTTTDLDVGITGSVEAQIEKEGATTLPAKRLVSIIRELPSSEVEISVDGKNHASIRSGPSFFKIIGLGEAEFPPLPDFEGAKVFKIPQQTLRDGLKKTSYAISTDETRYVLNGIFTSFRDGKMTLVATDGRRLAMVDADLEFPASHETDVIIPTKAVQELQRLLGDAGEVIVKLSDSQISFTVGDSLLASKLIEGNYPNYRQVIPGDSNERVVISREALLETVRRVSLLSSDKSNSVKLVFSENHIEVTANSPDVGEAQESMDVIYQGPPMQIAFNPEFLQAPLRALDSNDVYLDLIDEMSPGVLRIEGTFLYVLMPMRVTN; encoded by the coding sequence ATGAAGTTCCGCATCTCCAAGGAAGCATTCCTCGACGGCTTGCAAAAAGTCCAACACGTCGTCAGTTCGCGCACCACCCTGCCGATCCTATCCAACGTCCTGCTTGTGGCCAAGGATGGCCGCATCCAGTTCACCACCACGGACCTGGACGTCGGCATCACCGGCTCGGTCGAGGCCCAGATTGAGAAAGAGGGAGCGACCACGCTGCCGGCCAAGCGGCTCGTCAGCATCATCCGCGAACTTCCATCCAGCGAGGTGGAGATCTCGGTGGACGGAAAAAACCACGCATCCATCCGCAGCGGTCCGTCGTTTTTCAAAATCATCGGTCTTGGAGAGGCCGAATTCCCACCACTCCCCGACTTCGAAGGGGCCAAGGTTTTCAAGATCCCGCAGCAAACCCTGCGCGACGGACTCAAGAAAACCTCCTACGCCATTTCCACCGACGAGACCCGCTACGTGCTCAACGGCATCTTCACCTCCTTCCGCGATGGGAAAATGACGCTCGTCGCCACCGATGGCCGCCGCCTCGCGATGGTCGATGCGGATCTCGAATTCCCCGCCTCCCACGAAACCGACGTCATCATCCCGACGAAAGCCGTCCAGGAGCTCCAGCGCTTGTTGGGCGATGCCGGCGAGGTCATCGTGAAACTCAGCGACAGCCAGATCTCCTTCACCGTGGGCGACAGCCTGCTCGCCAGCAAGCTCATCGAGGGCAACTATCCGAACTACCGCCAGGTGATCCCGGGCGACAGCAACGAGCGCGTCGTCATCTCCCGCGAGGCCCTGCTCGAGACCGTCCGCCGGGTGTCCCTCCTTTCGTCGGACAAGTCGAACTCCGTGAAGCTCGTCTTCAGCGAAAACCACATCGAGGTCACCGCGAACTCGCCGGACGTCGGTGAGGCGCAGGAATCCATGGATGTGATCTACCAAGGTCCGCCGATGCAGATCGCCTTCAACCCCGAGTTCCTTCAGGCCCCGCTCCGCGCGCTGGACAGCAACGACGTTTATCTCGACCTCATCGACGAGATGAGCCCCGGCGTCCTCCGCATCGAAGGCACCTTCCTCTACGTCCTCATGCCGATGCGTGTGACGAACTGA
- a CDS encoding GspE/PulE family protein, with translation MFSNEDYLAELLAEAGMVSHDQLDQARSSLSGGETIVEHLLAHTSLSQEDVAKTLAANAGIPFIRLADVTFDPAITASIGDDLAKRYRVIPVQDDGWSLTLAIADPLDFEALDSLPHALGREMNLVCVTQQEIKEHLRQFYHSNEATAAEGYSVTGGDDEAGPSSADAPIIKLVMQLLTEAFRLRASDIHIEPLETSVRVRYRLDGKLVHVDTHPKKLLPAIIARLKVMSGTMSIAEKRLPQDGRIQLKMGEKEVDLRVSSVPSNHGESIVMRILDKTALMLGLPELGFFSDDQELFNQMLGLPDGILLVTGPTGSGKTTTLYACLNVINKPDKKIITVEDPVEYELPGINQVMVKTDIGMTFAAALRAMLRQAPNIIMIGEIRDAETANIAINASLTGHLVFSTLHTNDAPSAVARLADIGVKPFLIASAVRAVLAQRLVRKLCPICKGPAELTDKEMRALSLDPSRMTEATIFGPVGCEKCRGNGYKGRMGIFEIFVIDDEVRSMINGGLTTTQLRRRARELGMRTLREDGIRKVLSGLTSGSEVVHATMSDLD, from the coding sequence GTGTTTTCCAACGAAGATTATCTCGCAGAACTGCTCGCCGAAGCCGGAATGGTGAGCCACGATCAACTCGATCAAGCCCGTAGTTCTCTCTCCGGAGGCGAAACCATTGTCGAGCACCTCCTTGCACATACCTCTCTAAGTCAAGAGGATGTAGCGAAAACGCTGGCAGCGAACGCAGGCATCCCCTTCATCCGGCTGGCCGATGTCACATTCGACCCCGCCATCACGGCGTCGATTGGTGACGACCTCGCCAAGCGGTACCGCGTGATCCCTGTGCAGGATGACGGCTGGTCCCTCACCCTCGCCATCGCGGATCCGCTGGATTTCGAGGCTTTGGACAGCCTTCCACACGCGCTGGGCCGCGAGATGAATCTCGTCTGCGTCACCCAACAGGAGATCAAGGAACATCTCCGCCAGTTCTACCACTCGAACGAAGCCACCGCCGCGGAAGGATACTCCGTCACAGGTGGTGACGACGAAGCCGGCCCATCCAGCGCGGACGCGCCGATCATCAAGCTGGTGATGCAACTCCTCACCGAGGCATTCCGCCTGCGTGCGTCGGACATCCACATCGAGCCGCTCGAGACCTCCGTCCGCGTACGCTATCGCCTGGACGGAAAATTGGTCCACGTGGACACCCACCCGAAAAAACTCCTGCCGGCCATCATCGCCCGTCTCAAGGTCATGAGCGGTACGATGTCCATCGCGGAAAAACGCCTCCCTCAGGACGGTCGGATCCAGCTGAAAATGGGCGAAAAGGAAGTCGATCTCCGGGTTTCCTCCGTCCCGTCGAACCATGGCGAATCCATCGTCATGCGTATTCTGGACAAGACCGCGCTGATGCTCGGTCTTCCGGAACTCGGATTCTTCTCCGACGACCAAGAGCTCTTCAACCAGATGCTTGGCCTGCCAGACGGCATTCTCCTCGTCACCGGCCCCACGGGTTCCGGAAAAACGACCACGCTCTACGCCTGTCTCAACGTCATCAACAAGCCGGACAAAAAGATCATCACCGTGGAAGACCCGGTCGAGTATGAACTCCCCGGCATCAACCAGGTCATGGTGAAGACCGACATCGGAATGACCTTCGCGGCGGCGTTGCGCGCCATGCTGCGCCAGGCGCCGAACATCATCATGATCGGGGAAATCCGGGACGCGGAGACGGCGAACATCGCCATCAACGCCTCACTCACCGGCCACTTGGTTTTCTCCACCCTGCACACGAACGACGCGCCTTCCGCGGTCGCCCGTCTCGCGGACATCGGTGTGAAACCGTTCCTCATCGCCTCCGCTGTCCGCGCGGTGCTCGCCCAGCGACTGGTTCGGAAGCTCTGCCCGATTTGCAAAGGCCCGGCCGAACTTACGGACAAGGAAATGCGCGCCCTCTCCCTCGATCCTTCCCGGATGACGGAAGCGACCATTTTCGGCCCCGTCGGCTGCGAAAAATGCCGTGGAAATGGTTACAAAGGACGGATGGGGATTTTCGAAATCTTCGTCATCGACGACGAGGTCCGCAGCATGATCAACGGTGGACTCACCACCACCCAGCTCCGCCGCCGCGCCCGCGAACTGGGCATGCGCACGCTTCGTGAGGACGGCATCCGCAAGGTGCTCTCCGGCCTCACTTCCGGCAGCGAGGTTGTCCACGCCACCATGTCAGATCTGGATTGA